The Collimonas fungivorans Ter331 genome has a segment encoding these proteins:
- a CDS encoding cysteine hydrolase family protein has translation MTTSTARPDGNPTIRTIVGAAPSVSLAPQSTALLVIDIQNEYFTGKLPIPDGLAVVRNANRLIALADKHGMPVFHIQQWGSAERPLFTQNTAMAEIHPEVRRAAHHSTIRKTFPSSFAGTDLQQQLQARGVKKLIISGLMTNNCVAASAFDGVAHGYQVIIASDASATRDIESWDGSVSSHKDLHKAVLTGLSDAVAEIRTTSEILGLAI, from the coding sequence ATGACCACCTCGACTGCCAGACCAGATGGCAACCCGACCATCCGCACCATCGTCGGCGCCGCTCCCAGCGTCAGCCTGGCGCCGCAATCGACCGCGTTGCTGGTGATCGATATCCAGAACGAATATTTCACCGGCAAGCTGCCGATCCCTGACGGCCTGGCGGTGGTGCGCAACGCCAATCGCCTGATTGCGCTGGCCGACAAGCATGGCATGCCGGTATTCCATATCCAGCAGTGGGGTTCCGCCGAGCGGCCGCTGTTTACGCAAAACACGGCGATGGCGGAAATCCATCCGGAGGTGCGGCGCGCTGCGCATCATTCCACCATCCGCAAGACTTTTCCGAGCTCTTTTGCCGGCACGGACCTGCAGCAGCAATTGCAGGCGCGCGGCGTCAAGAAGCTGATCATCAGCGGCCTGATGACCAACAATTGCGTGGCGGCTTCCGCTTTCGACGGCGTCGCCCATGGCTATCAGGTCATCATCGCCAGCGACGCCAGCGCCACCCGCGACATCGAAAGCTGGGACGGTAGCGTGAGCAGTCACAAGGACCTGCACAAGGCGGTGCTGACCGGCCTGTCCGACGCAGTCGCAGAAATCCGTACCACCAGTGAAATTCTAGGACTCGCTATCTGA
- a CDS encoding dimethylarginine dimethylaminohydrolase family protein — MTNHLLDHTADDTFLMCAPDHFEVSYVINPWMAGNIAHGNRSLAMQQWLALVEAIGQVAKIKMMPAMPGVPDLVFTANAGVVLGNKVVLSRFRHVERQAEEVYFEAAFTAHGFEVLTLPPELPFEGAGDALMDRSENLLWFGHGHRSDIACATRLSELLEIEVQPLKLVDARFYHLDTCFCPLAGGYVMYFPEAFDAVSQAHIAARVPADKRIIVDSEDALHFACNTVNSGSHIFLNQASDALVAQLQAHGFTVHQTALTEFLKAGGAAKCLTLKLNEPQQTVATRVSQQAA, encoded by the coding sequence ATGACCAACCACCTGCTGGACCATACCGCGGACGACACATTCCTCATGTGTGCTCCGGACCACTTTGAAGTGTCTTACGTCATTAATCCGTGGATGGCTGGCAATATCGCGCATGGCAACCGGAGTCTCGCCATGCAGCAATGGCTGGCGCTGGTGGAAGCCATCGGACAAGTAGCCAAGATCAAGATGATGCCGGCCATGCCGGGCGTGCCTGACCTGGTGTTTACCGCCAATGCCGGCGTGGTGCTGGGCAACAAGGTGGTGCTGTCGCGCTTCCGCCATGTCGAGCGGCAAGCCGAAGAAGTCTACTTCGAGGCAGCGTTTACCGCCCATGGCTTCGAAGTCCTGACCTTGCCGCCGGAACTGCCTTTCGAAGGCGCCGGCGACGCCTTGATGGACCGCAGCGAAAACCTGCTGTGGTTCGGCCATGGCCACCGTTCCGATATCGCCTGCGCAACCCGGCTGTCGGAACTGCTGGAGATTGAAGTGCAGCCGCTGAAACTGGTCGACGCCCGCTTCTATCACCTGGATACCTGCTTCTGTCCGCTGGCCGGCGGTTATGTCATGTATTTCCCGGAAGCCTTCGACGCTGTCTCGCAAGCGCATATTGCGGCGCGCGTGCCGGCCGACAAGCGAATCATCGTCGACAGTGAAGACGCCCTGCATTTTGCTTGCAACACTGTCAACTCCGGCAGCCATATTTTCCTGAACCAGGCGTCCGACGCCCTGGTCGCACAGCTGCAAGCGCACGGTTTCACCGTGCACCAGACCGCGCTGACCGAGTTCCTGAAAGCAGGCGGCGCAGCGAAGTGCCTCACCCTGAAGCTCAACGAACCGCAGCAAACGGTCGCCACCCGGGTCAGCCAGCAAGCCGCCTGA
- a CDS encoding tautomerase family protein — protein MPILTVLLSTTPDTVVSAKVASTLSRLTAAILHKKPELTSIAISHVDPAHWFVGGPSLAAQRKTSFFLDIRITDETNTADEKAAYIDAVFKEIGALLGELHHESYVHVHDVRAAAYGFGGLTQQHRAVAARLA, from the coding sequence ATGCCTATCCTTACCGTACTGCTATCCACCACGCCCGACACCGTGGTTTCCGCCAAGGTCGCCAGCACATTGTCGCGCCTGACCGCAGCGATCCTGCACAAGAAACCGGAGCTGACTTCGATCGCGATTTCACACGTCGATCCGGCGCACTGGTTTGTCGGCGGCCCGTCCCTGGCGGCGCAACGAAAAACCAGTTTCTTCCTCGATATCCGCATCACCGACGAAACCAATACCGCCGACGAAAAGGCGGCGTATATCGACGCCGTCTTCAAGGAAATCGGCGCATTGCTGGGCGAACTGCATCACGAAAGTTATGTCCATGTCCACGATGTGCGCGCCGCGGCTTACGGCTTTGGCGGGTTGACGCAGCAGCACCGGGCGGTGGCGGCGCGCTTAGCCTAA
- a CDS encoding DUF3096 domain-containing protein — protein sequence MNIHLSLVPVVSLLAGVLILVMPKLLNYIVAFYLIAIGLIGLFGGGHFHLHL from the coding sequence ATGAATATTCATCTGTCGCTAGTACCCGTGGTTTCCCTGCTTGCCGGCGTCCTGATCCTGGTCATGCCGAAACTCTTGAACTATATCGTCGCCTTCTACCTGATCGCGATCGGCCTGATTGGCCTGTTCGGCGGCGGCCACTTCCATCTGCATCTGTAA
- a CDS encoding type II toxin-antitoxin system RelE/ParE family toxin, translated as MSFQVVFLNSAKLDLQELKAYITKNFGRETWQASYGKLQEAVHGLEDFPLKGKVPEEIQSLNLTQYRQVISGMNRIIYEIRQQTVFIHIVCDTRKDMRSLLTKRLLRI; from the coding sequence ATGAGCTTTCAAGTCGTTTTCCTGAATTCGGCAAAGCTGGATTTACAGGAGCTGAAAGCTTACATCACAAAGAATTTTGGCCGGGAAACGTGGCAGGCCAGTTACGGTAAACTGCAAGAAGCCGTGCATGGCCTTGAGGATTTCCCTCTCAAAGGCAAAGTTCCTGAAGAAATTCAAAGCCTGAATCTCACGCAATACCGGCAGGTCATCTCTGGCATGAACCGAATCATTTATGAAATCCGCCAGCAGACCGTCTTTATCCACATCGTTTGCGATACCCGCAAGGACATGAGATCGCTGCTGACCAAGCGCTTGCTGAGGATCTAA
- the metH gene encoding methionine synthase, translating to MTPTASTSTVSTETRLRELLAQRILILDGAMGTMIQQYKLTEEDYRGGPKGRFIDFTGPGRELFVKGNNELLSLTQPHIISAIHEEYLAAGADLIESNTFGATTVAQDDYHMAHLAYEMNVASARLARAACDKYSTPDKPRFVAGALGPTPKTASISPDVNDPAARNVTFDQLVASYLEQTRGLVEGGADVLLVETIFDTLNCKAALFAIDTFFEESGLRLPIMISGTVTDASGRILSGQTVPAFWNSIRHAKPLTVGLNCALGAALMRPYAEELSKIADTFVCIYPNAGLPNPMSDTGFDETPDVTSSLLKDFAESGFVNIAGGCCGTTPPHIKAIADTVARIPPRAVPETTHEMRLSGLEPFTIDDSSLFVNVGERTNVTGSKAFARLILNEQYDEALAVARQQVENGAQVIDINMDEAMLDSMAAMQRFLNLIASEPDIARVPIMIDSSKWTVIEAGLKCVQGKAIVNSISMKEGEPEFLRQAKLCRRYGAAVIVMAFDEKGQADTFERKIEICERAYRLLVDQIGFPPEDIIFDPNIFAIATGIEEHNNYAVDFINATRWIRENLPHAKISGGVSNVSFSFRGNDPAREAIHTVFLYHAIKAGMTMGIVNAGMMGVYDNLPAELRERVEDVVLNRREDATERMIEIASTLKAGDKKEEATLEWRSGTVQQRLAHALVQGITQWIVEDTEEARQELLNNGGRPIHVIEGPLMDGMNIVGDLFGQGKMFLPQVVKSARVMKQAVAHLIPYIEEEKRLHEELTGIAAKPKGKIVIATVKGDVHDIGKNIVSVVLQCNNFEVVNMGVMVPCSEILAMAKAENADIIGLSGLITPSLEEMAHVAKEMQRDPYFRSVKMPLLIGGATTSRAHTAVKIAPNYEGPVVYVPDASRSVSVAQSLLTPEQRDQYIDEIAVDYERIREQHANKKAVPLLTLAAARENRTRLQFAPVKPKFIGRRVFKNVDLGTLARYIDWGPFFQTWDLAGPYPAILKDEVVGEAASKVFEEGQALLKKLIDGRWLIANGVIALMPANTVNDDDIEIYTDHTREKVAFTYYGLRQQTVKPVIDGVPRPNQCLSDFIAPKSSGIADYIGLFAVTSGIGIEKYEKRFEDAHDDYSSIMLKSLADRLAEAFAEYMHERVRKDLWGYVPDESLSNEALIKESYSGIRPAPGYPACPEHTVKADMFQLLQCEEIGMQLTESFAMFPGAAVSGFYFAHPESKYFVVGKIGDDQVSDMAARRGAGKDDVERWLAPNL from the coding sequence ATGACGCCAACCGCTTCAACTTCGACCGTGTCCACCGAAACCCGCTTGCGCGAGTTGCTGGCGCAACGCATCCTGATCCTGGATGGCGCCATGGGCACCATGATCCAGCAATACAAGCTGACGGAAGAAGACTATCGCGGCGGCCCCAAGGGCCGTTTCATCGACTTCACCGGCCCCGGCCGCGAGCTGTTCGTCAAAGGCAACAACGAACTGCTGTCGCTGACCCAGCCGCACATCATCAGCGCCATCCACGAAGAATACCTGGCAGCCGGCGCCGATCTGATCGAAAGCAATACCTTCGGCGCCACCACCGTGGCGCAGGACGATTACCACATGGCGCACCTGGCGTACGAGATGAACGTCGCCTCGGCCCGGCTGGCGCGCGCCGCCTGCGACAAATACTCGACGCCGGACAAGCCGCGCTTCGTCGCCGGCGCACTCGGCCCGACGCCGAAAACCGCATCGATCTCGCCGGACGTCAATGACCCGGCGGCGCGCAACGTCACCTTCGACCAGCTGGTCGCCTCCTACCTGGAGCAAACCCGCGGCCTGGTGGAAGGCGGCGCCGACGTACTGCTGGTGGAAACCATTTTCGATACGCTCAATTGCAAGGCAGCGCTGTTCGCCATCGATACCTTCTTTGAAGAATCGGGCCTGCGCTTGCCGATCATGATTTCCGGCACCGTCACCGATGCTTCCGGTCGCATTCTGTCGGGCCAGACCGTGCCGGCCTTCTGGAATTCGATCCGCCACGCCAAGCCGCTGACTGTCGGCCTCAACTGCGCACTGGGCGCGGCGCTGATGCGTCCCTATGCGGAAGAACTGTCGAAGATCGCCGACACTTTCGTCTGCATCTACCCGAACGCCGGCCTGCCCAATCCAATGAGCGATACCGGTTTCGATGAAACCCCGGATGTGACCTCCTCGCTGCTGAAGGATTTCGCCGAAAGCGGCTTCGTCAACATCGCCGGCGGCTGCTGCGGCACCACGCCGCCGCATATCAAGGCGATTGCCGATACCGTGGCCAGGATCCCGCCGCGCGCCGTGCCGGAAACCACGCATGAAATGCGCCTGTCCGGGCTGGAACCGTTCACCATCGACGACAGCTCGCTGTTCGTCAACGTCGGCGAGCGCACCAACGTCACCGGCTCCAAAGCGTTCGCGCGGCTGATCCTCAACGAACAATACGACGAAGCGCTGGCAGTGGCGCGCCAACAAGTGGAGAACGGCGCACAGGTCATCGATATCAACATGGATGAGGCGATGCTCGATTCCATGGCGGCGATGCAGCGCTTCCTCAACCTGATCGCCTCCGAACCGGACATCGCGCGGGTGCCTATCATGATCGACTCGTCCAAATGGACAGTGATCGAAGCCGGCCTGAAATGCGTGCAGGGCAAGGCGATCGTCAACTCGATTTCGATGAAGGAAGGCGAGCCGGAATTCCTGCGCCAGGCCAAGCTGTGCCGCCGCTACGGCGCCGCCGTGATCGTGATGGCCTTCGATGAAAAGGGCCAAGCCGACACCTTCGAACGCAAGATCGAAATCTGCGAGCGCGCTTACAGATTGCTGGTGGACCAGATCGGCTTTCCGCCGGAAGACATCATTTTCGACCCGAACATTTTCGCGATCGCGACCGGCATCGAAGAGCACAACAACTACGCAGTCGACTTCATCAACGCCACCCGCTGGATACGCGAGAACCTGCCGCATGCCAAGATCAGCGGCGGCGTCTCCAATGTCAGCTTCAGCTTCCGCGGCAACGATCCGGCGCGCGAAGCGATCCACACGGTATTCCTGTACCACGCCATCAAGGCCGGCATGACCATGGGCATCGTCAATGCCGGCATGATGGGCGTCTACGACAACCTGCCGGCCGAATTGCGCGAACGGGTCGAGGACGTGGTGCTGAACCGCCGCGAAGATGCTACCGAACGCATGATCGAAATCGCCTCGACCCTGAAGGCCGGCGACAAGAAGGAAGAAGCGACGCTGGAATGGCGCAGCGGCACCGTGCAGCAGCGGCTGGCGCATGCGCTGGTACAAGGCATCACGCAGTGGATCGTCGAAGACACGGAAGAAGCACGCCAGGAATTGCTGAACAACGGCGGCCGGCCGATCCATGTGATCGAAGGGCCGCTGATGGACGGCATGAACATCGTCGGCGACCTGTTCGGCCAGGGCAAGATGTTCCTGCCGCAGGTAGTCAAGTCGGCGCGCGTGATGAAACAAGCGGTGGCGCACCTGATTCCCTATATCGAGGAAGAAAAGCGGCTGCACGAAGAACTGACCGGCATTGCCGCCAAACCCAAGGGCAAGATCGTCATCGCCACGGTCAAGGGCGATGTGCACGACATCGGCAAGAACATCGTCTCGGTGGTCCTGCAATGCAATAACTTTGAAGTAGTCAACATGGGCGTGATGGTGCCATGCTCGGAAATCCTGGCGATGGCCAAGGCCGAGAACGCCGATATCATCGGCCTCAGCGGCCTGATCACGCCGTCGCTGGAAGAAATGGCGCACGTCGCCAAGGAAATGCAGCGCGATCCGTACTTCCGCAGCGTCAAGATGCCGTTGCTGATCGGCGGCGCCACCACCAGCCGCGCCCATACCGCGGTGAAAATTGCACCGAACTACGAAGGACCGGTGGTCTACGTGCCTGATGCATCGCGCTCGGTTTCGGTGGCGCAGTCGTTGCTCACGCCAGAGCAGCGCGACCAGTACATCGATGAAATCGCGGTGGATTACGAACGCATACGCGAACAGCACGCCAACAAGAAGGCGGTGCCTTTGCTGACCCTGGCGGCGGCGCGCGAGAACCGCACCCGCCTGCAGTTTGCACCGGTCAAGCCGAAGTTCATCGGCCGCCGCGTCTTCAAGAACGTCGACCTCGGCACGCTCGCGCGCTACATCGATTGGGGCCCGTTCTTCCAGACCTGGGACTTGGCAGGCCCGTATCCGGCCATCCTCAAGGATGAAGTGGTGGGCGAAGCAGCCAGCAAGGTATTCGAAGAAGGCCAGGCGCTGCTGAAGAAGCTGATCGACGGCCGCTGGCTGATCGCCAACGGCGTCATCGCGCTGATGCCGGCCAACACGGTGAATGACGACGATATCGAAATCTATACCGACCACACACGCGAAAAAGTCGCATTCACCTATTACGGCTTGCGCCAGCAAACCGTGAAACCGGTAATCGACGGCGTTCCCCGGCCCAACCAGTGCCTGTCCGATTTCATTGCGCCGAAATCGTCCGGCATCGCCGACTATATCGGCCTGTTCGCCGTCACCAGCGGCATCGGCATCGAGAAATACGAAAAGCGCTTCGAGGATGCGCACGACGATTATTCCTCGATCATGCTGAAATCGCTGGCCGACCGCCTGGCGGAAGCCTTCGCCGAATACATGCACGAGCGGGTGCGCAAGGACCTGTGGGGTTATGTGCCCGATGAAAGCTTGTCCAACGAAGCCTTGATCAAGGAAAGCTATAGCGGCATCCGCCCGGCTCCCGGTTATCCGGCCTGCCCGGAACACACGGTCAAGGCCGACATGTTCCAGCTCTTGCAGTGCGAGGAGATCGGCATGCAGCTCACCGAATCGTTCGCCATGTTCCCGGGCGCGGCGGTGTCGGGCTTTTATTTTGCCCATCCAGAATCGAAGTATTTTGTAGTCGGCAAGATCGGCGACGACCAGGTCAGCGACATGGCGGCGCGGCGCGGCGCCGGCAAGGACGACGTCGAACGCTGGCTGGCGCCCAACCTGTAA
- a CDS encoding 2Fe-2S iron-sulfur cluster-binding protein has protein sequence MAAADLAAGPWILQDERHHTMIFQAEFTVRIEPQGWTFAASDAVPLLQAARNAAIGLPSSCRNGTCRTCMCRLLSGQIRYQIEWPGLSSDEKKDGYILPCIAYPQSDLVIEEPRATALPLPVLG, from the coding sequence ATGGCAGCAGCCGATCTCGCAGCCGGACCGTGGATTTTACAAGATGAGCGCCATCATACGATGATTTTCCAGGCCGAATTCACTGTTCGCATCGAACCGCAGGGATGGACGTTTGCGGCGTCCGATGCCGTGCCCTTGCTGCAAGCCGCGCGCAACGCCGCCATCGGTTTGCCGAGTTCATGCAGGAACGGCACATGCCGCACCTGCATGTGCCGTTTGCTGAGCGGACAAATACGTTACCAGATCGAATGGCCGGGCTTGAGCAGCGATGAAAAGAAGGACGGTTACATCCTGCCTTGCATCGCCTATCCGCAATCGGACCTGGTGATCGAAGAGCCCCGCGCCACTGCCCTGCCGCTGCCAGTTTTAGGCTAA
- a CDS encoding type II toxin-antitoxin system Phd/YefM family antitoxin: protein MKFSTQVKPISYLKSHAAEIVKDITESREPMLITQNGEAKLVVMDVRSYEEHEETLSLLKILALGNREIEQGQLHAAADIFAELDKEDAQ, encoded by the coding sequence ATGAAATTCTCGACTCAAGTCAAACCAATCAGTTATCTCAAAAGCCATGCGGCCGAGATCGTCAAGGACATCACCGAAAGCCGCGAGCCCATGCTGATCACCCAGAATGGCGAAGCCAAACTTGTCGTGATGGATGTAAGGTCATATGAAGAACACGAAGAAACCCTGTCCTTGCTGAAAATCCTGGCGCTGGGCAACCGCGAAATTGAACAGGGACAGCTTCATGCCGCCGCTGACATATTTGCGGAACTGGACAAAGAAGACGCGCAATGA
- a CDS encoding Lrp/AsnC family transcriptional regulator, translating into MEKLDRYDRILLRTLQANGRASNVELSEQVNLSPPQCYRRVQRLEKDGIIRGYAAQVEPAAIGLGVVAFVNLNIAREQFKQVRKLEKAIRLFPEILECYTISGDFDYLLKVAASDLKSLSAFLTDRLMQVPGVAGVRSMVCLEEIKPSSPLPLAD; encoded by the coding sequence ATGGAAAAACTCGACCGCTACGACCGCATTTTGCTGCGTACCCTGCAAGCCAACGGCCGCGCTTCGAACGTGGAGCTGTCCGAACAGGTCAACCTGTCGCCGCCGCAGTGCTACCGGCGCGTGCAGCGGCTGGAGAAGGACGGCATCATCCGCGGTTATGCGGCGCAGGTGGAGCCGGCCGCCATCGGGCTCGGCGTGGTGGCCTTCGTCAACCTGAACATCGCGCGCGAACAGTTCAAGCAGGTGCGCAAGCTGGAAAAGGCGATCCGGCTGTTTCCCGAAATCCTGGAGTGCTACACGATTTCGGGCGATTTCGATTATTTGCTGAAGGTGGCGGCGAGCGACCTGAAGTCGCTGTCGGCGTTCCTGACCGACCGCCTGATGCAGGTGCCGGGGGTGGCGGGCGTGCGGTCCATGGTGTGCCTGGAGGAGATCAAGCCGTCCAGTCCGTTGCCGCTGGCGGACTAG
- the rocD gene encoding ornithine--oxo-acid transaminase: protein MKNHAITLEDRYCAHNYEPLPVVLSSGKGIWLWDQDGKRYMDMMSAYSAVSFGHSHPALVAALSKQASQLAVVSRAFYSDQLGPFLQLLCEMTGMPKALPMNSGAEAVETAIKAARKWGHKVKGIADQTAEIIVCRGNFAGRTTTIVGFSSEDQYRDGFGPFSGGFVSVPFGDAAALEAAITPRTAAFLVEPIQGEAGIIVPPEGYLAKCREICDRHNVLLICDEVQTGLGRTGRLLASDHDGIKPDGLILGKALGGGLLPVSAFLAREDLMAVFTPGDHGSTFGGNPLSAAVGHAALRLLREEKLADNAQRMGERLLTGLRAIPHPAIRQVRGKGLLIGMDLDPSFISAREFCERLMQQGILSKDTHDTVVRFAPPLIITANDIDAALEAIKHTFSSLLTPPAHLTERSYA from the coding sequence ATGAAGAACCATGCAATAACTCTCGAAGACCGATACTGCGCGCACAACTATGAACCGCTGCCGGTAGTGCTCAGCAGCGGCAAAGGCATTTGGCTGTGGGACCAGGACGGCAAGCGCTACATGGACATGATGTCGGCCTACTCCGCCGTCAGTTTCGGCCACAGCCACCCGGCTCTGGTGGCGGCCTTGAGCAAGCAGGCCAGCCAGTTGGCGGTGGTTTCGCGGGCGTTTTACAGCGACCAGCTGGGACCATTCCTGCAGCTGCTGTGTGAAATGACCGGCATGCCCAAGGCGCTGCCGATGAACAGCGGCGCCGAAGCAGTCGAAACCGCGATCAAGGCAGCCCGCAAATGGGGCCACAAGGTGAAAGGCATCGCCGACCAGACAGCTGAAATCATCGTCTGCCGCGGCAATTTCGCCGGCCGCACCACGACCATCGTCGGTTTTTCGTCGGAAGATCAGTACCGCGACGGTTTCGGGCCGTTTTCCGGCGGTTTCGTGAGCGTGCCGTTCGGCGACGCCGCCGCGCTGGAAGCCGCCATTACACCGCGCACCGCCGCTTTCCTGGTGGAGCCGATCCAGGGCGAAGCCGGCATCATCGTGCCGCCCGAAGGCTACCTGGCGAAATGCCGCGAAATCTGCGACCGCCACAATGTGCTGCTGATCTGCGACGAAGTGCAGACCGGACTGGGCCGCACCGGCCGCCTGCTGGCCAGCGACCACGACGGCATCAAGCCGGACGGCCTGATCCTCGGCAAAGCGCTGGGCGGCGGCTTGCTGCCGGTGTCGGCGTTCCTGGCGCGGGAAGACCTGATGGCGGTATTTACGCCCGGCGACCACGGCAGCACCTTCGGCGGCAACCCGCTGTCGGCTGCCGTCGGCCATGCCGCATTGCGCCTGCTGCGCGAGGAAAAGCTAGCAGACAATGCACAGCGCATGGGTGAGCGCTTACTGACCGGGCTCCGTGCGATACCCCACCCGGCCATTCGCCAGGTCCGCGGCAAGGGCTTGCTGATCGGCATGGATCTCGACCCGAGCTTCATTTCCGCGCGCGAATTCTGCGAACGCCTGATGCAGCAAGGGATCTTGTCGAAAGACACGCATGACACGGTAGTGCGCTTTGCGCCGCCGCTGATCATTACCGCCAACGATATCGACGCTGCCCTGGAAGCGATCAAACACACGTTTTCGTCTTTACTCACACCCCCGGCTCACCTGACCGAAAGGAGCTACGCATGA
- a CDS encoding SGNH/GDSL hydrolase family protein gives MRHSLQLKQQLQQTIQAEISARTQQHQAQIAALKSPAPNRMTSLAARGARPLVLLAHGDSWFDYPLDGNALSLHGTDVIAQLQTTGAMPPSILNVSHNGDSSSDEMALPKQQRLITALRDSNNWINDKPDAILFSGGGNDIAGDKFCILLDYADSASGGLNLVRFAKLLEMVEASYLDLFAFRDRYAPGVPVFGHCYDFAIPNGSHPLCAGPWLLPSLAYCGWTASDGIPIVRQALEGLAARLRKLAAVPANNFVLVETQGTLAAADWANELHPYPAGFRKMSSPKIG, from the coding sequence ATGCGCCACAGCCTGCAGCTGAAGCAGCAATTACAACAGACGATACAGGCTGAAATCTCCGCCCGCACGCAACAGCACCAGGCGCAGATCGCCGCGCTGAAAAGCCCGGCGCCAAACCGGATGACTAGCCTGGCGGCGCGCGGCGCCAGGCCGCTGGTGCTGCTGGCCCATGGCGATTCCTGGTTTGACTATCCGCTGGACGGCAATGCGCTGTCGCTGCACGGCACCGATGTCATCGCGCAGTTGCAAACCACCGGCGCCATGCCTCCTTCGATCCTGAACGTTTCCCACAACGGCGATTCAAGCTCCGACGAAATGGCGCTGCCCAAGCAGCAGCGTTTGATCACCGCACTGCGGGACAGCAATAACTGGATCAACGACAAACCTGACGCCATCCTGTTTTCCGGCGGCGGCAACGACATCGCCGGCGACAAGTTCTGCATCCTGCTTGATTATGCCGACAGCGCCAGCGGCGGTCTCAACCTGGTGCGCTTCGCCAAGCTGCTGGAAATGGTTGAAGCCTCTTACCTCGACCTGTTTGCGTTTCGCGACAGGTATGCGCCGGGCGTGCCGGTTTTCGGCCACTGCTATGACTTTGCCATTCCCAATGGTTCCCATCCGCTATGCGCCGGGCCGTGGCTGCTGCCGTCGCTGGCTTACTGCGGCTGGACTGCAAGCGACGGCATCCCGATCGTGCGCCAGGCGCTGGAGGGCCTGGCGGCAAGGTTGCGCAAACTGGCCGCGGTTCCCGCCAACAATTTCGTCCTGGTTGAAACCCAGGGCACGCTTGCCGCCGCCGACTGGGCCAATGAGTTGCACCCCTACCCGGCCGGATTCCGGAAGATGTCCAGTCCTAAAATAGGTTGA